The genomic stretch ATCACGAACGATGACCATTCTGGTGACGGGCGCGACCGGTTTCCTGGGCGGGGTGACGGCCCGGGAACTTGTGCGGGCCGGGCACGCCGTGACGGGCCTGGGCCGGGACGTGCACAGGGGCGCGGCGCTGGAGGCCGACGGCGTGCGGTTCGTGTCGGCCGACCTGCGCGGCGCCGACTGGGACGCCCTGCTGGCTGGGGTAGAGGGCGTGGTGCACGCGGCGGCCCGCTCGACCCTGTGGGGGCACGCGGCGGACTTCCACGCAGACAACGTGACCCCCAGCGCCGCGCTGGCCCGGGCGTGCGCGCGGCGGGGCGTGCGGCTGGTGCACGTCAGCACGCCCAGCGTGTACAACGCGACCGGATTCACGCAGGCGGTGCGGGAGGACACTCCGGTCGGCCCGCGCTTCGACAGTCTGTACGCCCGCAGCAAGTGGCAGGCGGAGCAGGCGGTGCGCGCCGCGCTGCCCGACGCGACCATCCTTCGCCCACGCGGCATCTACGGCGTGGGGGACACCAGCATCGTGCCCCGGCTGGCTGCCGCGCTGCGCGCCGGTCGCCTGCCGCGCCTGACCGGGCGGGAGGTCTGGACCGACCTGACCGATGTGCGCAACGTCGCCCACGCGATCACGCTGGCCCTGACCCGCCCCGCGCCCGGCGTGTTCAACGTGACCGACGGGCAGGCCATCCCGCTGTGGGCGACGCTGGACCGGCTGGCCGACACGCT from Deinococcus soli (ex Cha et al. 2016) encodes the following:
- a CDS encoding NAD-dependent epimerase/dehydratase family protein, which encodes MTILVTGATGFLGGVTARELVRAGHAVTGLGRDVHRGAALEADGVRFVSADLRGADWDALLAGVEGVVHAAARSTLWGHAADFHADNVTPSAALARACARRGVRLVHVSTPSVYNATGFTQAVREDTPVGPRFDSLYARSKWQAEQAVRAALPDATILRPRGIYGVGDTSIVPRLAAALRAGRLPRLTGREVWTDLTDVRNVAHAITLALTRPAPGVFNVTDGQAIPLWATLDRLADTLGVPRPTQRVPARLLEGVAAALELGARLHPDRPEPPLTASGVRLLTRPMTLDLTRARERLGYAPVVTPEQGFADVFAALRAAQA